From Balnearium lithotrophicum:
AAAAATGGTAGAACTGATTAAGAGTTCTGTACACTTAGCAATTGAGATTCTAACGTGGTTTATAGTAGTAGGAGCTCTTCTAACATTCATTCCCCCTCACAACAGGAACAGTACAATTTGCCGAATTATCCATGCTCTTGATTTAGTACTGAGCCCGATTAGGAAACTCGTTCCACCCATTGGAGGGATAGACCTTAGTCCCCTTGTTGCTATAATCCTTTTGCAACTAATAGACCAACTGATTAGAGGAATTTAGAATGGAAAACAAAAGGA
This genomic window contains:
- a CDS encoding YggT family protein, which gives rise to MVELIKSSVHLAIEILTWFIVVGALLTFIPPHNRNSTICRIIHALDLVLSPIRKLVPPIGGIDLSPLVAIILLQLIDQLIRGI